The Kluyveromyces lactis strain NRRL Y-1140 chromosome D complete sequence genome has a window encoding:
- the GCV2 gene encoding glycine decarboxylase subunit P (highly similar to uniprot|P49095 Saccharomyces cerevisiae YMR189W GCV2 P subunit of the mitochondrial glycine decarboxylase complex required for the catabolism of glycine to 5 10-methylene-THF expression is regulated by levels of levels of 5 10-methylene-THF in the cytoplasm) yields MLKYRSSVTVVRQFARTRVPLGLTPALGYRFVSTKCNVSSNQYGKIYEAKKNGPDAYEPLDTFQRRHLGPSPSNVDQMLKQLGYTDLDQFINGVVPENILVKRPLELNSPENGFTEQQMLKHLEELANKNNHKVRNFIGKGYYGTVLPPVIQRNLLECPEWYTSYTPYQPEISQGRLESLLNYQTVVSDLTGLPVANASLLDEGTAAGEAMLLSFNVAKKKKLTYVIDKRLHKQTKSVLKTRTEPFGIKLVEVDPLDESTWSVLSSDKDVSGCLVQYPDTEGNIIPGETLAKLADIVHQSKGLFAVASDLLALTLLKPPAQFGADIVLGSSQRFGVPFGYGGPHAAFFSVIEKLNRKIPGRIVGVSKDRLGKPALRLALQTREQHIKRDKATSNICTAQALLANIAANYCVYHGPQGLKEIAGRVYGFTTVLANGLSSSNHTLLNKSWFDTLTVELNGISAQDFIKTAVDKYQINLYQVNNETVSLSLDETVTKDDLIALLELFGCNANELPVALPEFPQELTRQDEILSNEVFNTHHSETAMLRYLHRLQSRDLSLANSMIPLGSCTMKLNATVEMIPITWPQFANIHPFQPRDQVEGYEVLIKNLEKDLASITGFDEVSLQPNSGAQGEYAGLRVIRRYFEDRGETHRNICLIPVSAHGTNPASAAMCGLKVIPVNCLKNGSLDLVDLKAKAEKHKDNLAAIMITYPSTYGLFEPGVRTAIDLVHENGGQVYLDGANMNAQVGLTSPGDLNADVCHLNLHKTFSIPHGGGGPGMGPICVQSHLAPYLPAHDVVPMITGVGSDKSIASVSSAPYGSASILPISYAYIKMMGSKGLPFSSVIAMLNANYMMSRLRPHYNILFVGEKGSTTETEDLTHCGHEFIIDLRAYKDQGVEAIDVAKRLQDYGFHAPTLAFPVPGTLMVEPTESENLEELERFIDAMISIKKEIDLFIKGDPQGQVLKNSPHSLEDVVSSDDWSSRGYTREQAVYPLPYLKYNKFWPPVARLDDTYGDTHLMCTCPSVEEVASE; encoded by the coding sequence ATGTTAAAGTATAGATCTTCGGTTACCGTTGTAAGACAGTTTGCCAGAACTAGAGTTCCATTGGGGCTAACTCCAGCTTTAGGATACCGTTTTGTTTCAACGAAATGCAATGTGTCATCGAATCAGTACGGTAAGATTTACGAGGCTAAGAAAAATGGACCAGACGCTTATGAGCCATTGGATACGTTCCAGAGACGCCATTTGGGACCATCTCCTTCCAATGTGGATCAAATGTTGAAACAGTTGGGTTACACTGATTTAGATCAGTTTATCAACGGTGTTGTGCCTGAAAACATTCTTGTGAAACGTCCGTTGGAACTTAATTCGCCAGAGAATGGGTTTACAGAACAACAGATGTTGAaacatttggaagaacttGCCAATAAGAATAACCACAAGGTCAGGAATTTCATTGGGAAAGGGTATTACGGTACAGTGTTACCACCAGTGATTCAGAGGAATCTATTGGAATGTCCGGAATGGTACACTTCTTATACTCCGTACCAGCCTGAGATCTCACAGGGCAGATTGGAATCGCTTTTGAATTACCAGACTGTGGTGTCAGATTTGACTGGGTTACCGGTGGCCAATGCGTCGTTGTTGGATGAGGGTACAGCTGCTGGTGAAGCGATGCTGTTATCTTTCAACGTtgccaagaagaagaaactcaCTTACGTTATAGATAAGAGATTGCATAAACAGACGAAGTCTGTGCTTAAGACAAGAACCGAACCTTTCGGGATCAAGTTGGTTGAAGTTGATCCATTGGATGAATCGACTTGGTCCGTTCTATCATCTGATAAAGATGTCTCCGGTTGTTTGGTTCAATATCCAGATACAGAGGGTAATATCATCCCTGGTGAGACACTAGCCAAGTTGGCAGATATAGTACACCAATCTAAGGGTTTGTTTGCCGTGGCATCCGATCTTTTGGCTTTGACTCTTTTGAAACCCCCTGCTCAATTTGGTGCTGATATTGTTCTTGGATCATCGCAAAGATTCGGGGTACCATTCGGTTATGGTGGCCCACACGCTGCATTCTTCTCTGTTATTGAGAAGTTGAACAGAAAGATCCCAGGGAGAATCGTTGGTGTTTCCAAGGATCGTTTGGGTAAACCTGCTTTACGTCTCGCATTACAAACCAGAGAGCAACACATCAAGCGTGATAAGGCTACTTCAAATATTTGTACTGCACAAGCGCTCTTGGCTAATATTGCTGCAAACTACTGTGTTTACCATGGCCCACAAGGTCTAAAAGAAATTGCTGGCAGAGTTTACGGATTCACAACCGTATTGGCCAATGGgttatcatcttcaaaccatactttgttgaacaaatcGTGGTTTGATACTTTGACTGTTGAGTTAAACGGAATCTCCGCACAAGATTTCATAAAGACTGCGGTCGACAAatatcaaatcaatttATACCAAGTCAATAATGAAACCGTTTCATTATCTCTTGACGAAACTGTCACcaaagatgatttgatCGCCCTACTCGAATTATTCGGATGCAACGCCAATGAATTGCCAGTAGCACTTCCAGAGTTCCCGCAAGAATTGACCCGTCAAGATGAAATCTTGTCCAATGAGGTGTTCAACACTCATCATTCTGAGACAGCAATGCTAAGATACTTACACCGTCTACAATCCCGTGATTTATCTTTGGCAAACTCAATGATCCCACTTGGATCATGTACCATGAAGTTGAATGCAACTGTCGAGATGATTCCAATCACCTGGCCACAGTTTGCCAATATCCATCCATTCCAACCAAGGGATCAAGTGGAAGGATACGAggttttgatcaaaaacttGGAAAAAGATCTTGCATCTATTACCGGATTCGATGAAGTTTCATTACAACCAAACTCTGGAGCTCAAGGTGAATACGCTGGTCTTAGAGTCATCAGAAGATACTTCGAAGACCGCGGAGAAACCCACCGTAACATATGTTTGATCCCTGTCTCTGCACATGGTACAAACCCCGCCTCTGCTGCTATGTGTGGTTTGAAGGTGATCCCAGTTAACTGTCTGAAGAACGGATCTCTGGACCTCGTTGATTTGAAGGCTAAAGCCGAAAAACACAAAGACAATTTAGCCGCCATTATGATTACATATCCATCAACTTACGGGTTATTCGAGCCTGGTGTCAGAACCGCCATCGACTTGGTTCATGAAAATGGTGGACAAGTGTATTTGGATGGTGCCAACATGAATGCTCAGGTGGGATTAACCTCTCCTGGTGACTTGAACGCTGACGTGTGCCATTTGAACTTACATAAGACATTCTCTATCCCACACGGTGGTGGTGGTCCTGGTATGGGCCCAATTTGTGTACAATCACACTTGGCTCCATACTTGCCTGCTCACGACGTGGTACCCATGATAACCGGTGTCGGTTCTGATAAATCTATCGCCTCCGTCTCTTCGGCACCATACGGAAGTgcatcaattcttccaatttcaTATGCCTACATCAAGATGATGGGCTCCAAGGGACTACCATTTTCCTCAGTGATTGCGATGTTGAACGCTAACTACATGATGTCCCGTTTGAGACCACACTACAATATTCTATTCGTTGGAGAAAAGGGTTCTACAACTGAAACTGAGGATCTCACACACTGCGGTCACGAGTTTATCATCGACCTAAGAGCTTACAAGGATCAAGGCGTCGAAGCTATCGATGTGGCCAAGAGACTACAGGACTACGGGTTCCACGCCCCAACACTAGCGTTCCCAGTTCCTGGAACACTAATGGTAGAACCAACAGAATCAGAAAACTTAGAAGAACTGGAAAGGTTCATCGACGCGATGATCtcaatcaagaaagagataGATCTATTCATCAAGGGCGATCCACAAGGTCAAGTATTAAAGAATTCCCCACATTCTTTAGAAGATGTGGTTTCAAGTGATGATTGGAGCTCCAGAGGCTACACAAGAGAACAGGCAGTCTATCCGTTACCATACTTGAAATACAACAAATTCTGGCCACCAGTGGCTCGTCTAGACGACACTTACGGTGACACACACTTGATGTGCACATGTCCATCCGTAGAAGAAGTAGCCAGCGAGTGA
- a CDS encoding uncharacterized protein (weakly similar to uniprot|Q12523 Saccharomyces cerevisiae YPL247C Hypothetical ORF) encodes MDYRNSKRSSISFGSYQRQLNLLDNVGNNGVNFYQRPNQGHSQQLQHGQQQQQQQQLGLGSGNSNYTLDKLKTVTTCQYQSSAPLFALSWNQNDQCALGTYKEDSYNRIEIINGSNDYSTWECTNVANVVYPISRIQWMPQNNTRLATCSDSLRIWSLDGSLQEQINLSLYKYGKHPSSASQKDTVTLGQLPPVTSFHWSPISPNLLLSCSIDTTCTVWDLSNSTNYVKTQLIAHDSEVFDVKFLAQSTQLFASCGGDGSVRVFDLRSLAHSTIVYDHGNETSRGSSGGGAAAADGPNKNATTKVTANTGSTAGSASGTANTSASGTSGTSGTSTLIPHGNSQDTVDQMDPEPHSNALVRLEPNPFDPNVIVTVAQDSNAIIVLDMRYPGTPLLTLEGHIGPVNQVQWHPKKSGVLVSCGDDCQVLYWDTSALLGQTSSNTARWNNQNVVHTVDTPQMAYTTETEANNLVLNPSGTHVGTVNGKTFTAINLNT; translated from the coding sequence ATGGATTATCGAAATAGTAAAAGGTCCAGTATCTCATTTGGAAGCTATCAAAGGCAACTGAACCTGTTAGACAATGTAGGGAACAACGGAGTTAATTTCTACCAGCGACCAAACCAAGGCCATTCTCAACAGTTACAACATGggcagcaacagcagcaacagcaacagtTGGGACTGGGGAGTGGGAATAGTAACTATACATTGGACAAGCTAAAAACGGTAACGACATGTCAGTACCAGTCCAGCGCTCCACTTTTCGCGCTTTCTTGGAATCAGAACGATCAATGTGCCCTGGGGACATATAAGGAAGATTCCTACAATAGAATAGAGATCATCAACGGATCGAACGATTATTCTACATGGGAATGTACCAACGTTGCTAACGTGGTTTATCCTATATCCAGGATCCAATGGATGCCTCAAAACAATACAAGACTAGCAACATGCTCGGATTCCCTAAGGATATGGTCGTTGGATGGCAGTTTACAGGAACAGATCAACCTTTCTTTATACAAATACGGGAAACACCCTAGTTCTGCGTCTCAAAAGGATACTGTCACGTTGGGCCAACTCCCACCCGTCACATCGTTCCATTGGAGTCCCATCTCCCCTAACCTACTATTATCGTGTAGCATCGACACGACGTGTACCGTATGGGATCTTTCGAACTCTACCAACTACGTAAAGACGCAATTGATTGCACATGATAGCGAAGTGTTCGACGTGAAATTCTTGGCACAATCGACGCAGTTGTTTGCCAGCTGCGGTGGTGATGGATCCGTCAGAGTGTTTGACCTCAGATCACTGGCACACAGTACCATCGTGTACGATCACGGGAACGAGACTTCACGCGGCTCCAGCGGTGGTGgagcagcagcagcagatGGTCCAAACAAAAACGCAACCACGAAAGTTACTGCAAATACTGGCAGTACCGCTGGCAGTGCCAGCGGTACTGCCAACACTTCCGCATCAGGTACATCAGGTACCTCGGGCACTAGCACACTCATACCACATGGCAATTCCCAGGATACAGTAGACCAAATGGACCCAGAACCACACTCCAACGCGTTGGTGCGCCTCGAACCAAATCCTTTCGATCCAAACGTCATCGTCACCGTCGCACAGGACAGTAACGCCATCATCGTACTAGACATGAGATACCCTGGAACCCCATTGCTTACCCTCGAGGGCCACATTGGACCTGTTAACCAAGTACAATGGCATCCAAAGAAATCCGGAGTCCTTGTCTCCTGTGGAGACGATTGCCAAGTTCTGTACTGGGATACAAGCGCTCTACTGGGGCAAACCTCGTCCAACACCGCGAGATGGAACAACCAAAACGTCGTACATACTGTAGACACACCACAGATGGCATACACCACGGAAACCGAGGCAAACAACCTGGTCCTCAACCCTTCTGGTACCCATGTAGGTACCGTTAACGGTAAGACCTTCACGGCGATCAACTTGAACACGTGA
- the MRPS17 gene encoding mitochondrial 37S ribosomal protein uS17m (similar to uniprot|Q03246 Saccharomyces cerevisiae YMR188C MRPS17 Mitochondrial ribosomal protein of the small subunit), producing MARQNFIGMVISQGKMQKTVKVRVETKVFDKRINKELFHRKDYLVHDESEVSREGDLVRIEATRPLSKRKFFSVAEIIRNKGQQFALFQEQAKINVASEENEKTKAFLERRERKQGVESTLLNDVRVLQKAYTDGTEDSAAVKEIKSRYGIDKFSPESLKQILQLDILKIETQVKQQQQKIDAITEKLAEYTKNESLANEFLLSKGLENPQLLKKNIKKNILRKHILEELNV from the coding sequence ATGGCTCGTCAAAATTTTATTGGGATGGTCATCTCCCAAGGGAAGATGCAGAAGACTGTGAAAGTTCGTGTTGAGACCAAAGTTTTCGATAAGAGAATCAACAAAGAGTTGTTCCATAGGAAGGATTATTTGGTTCATGATGAATCTGAGGTTTCTCGTGAAGGGGATTTAGTACGTATTGAAGCTACGAGACCTTTGTCCAAGAGAAAGTTTTTTTCCGTTGCTGAAATTATCAGAAATAAAGGTCAACAATTTGCTTTATTCCAAGAACAGGCCAAGATCAACGTTGCCAGCGAGGAAAACGAGAAGACTAAGGCCTTTTTAGAAAGGAGAGAACGTAAACAGGGTGTGGAATCGACACTTTTGAATGATGTTCGTGTATTACAGAAGGCTTATACAGATGGTACCGAGGATTCTGCCGCAGTTAAAGAGATTAAGAGCCGTTACGGAATTGATAAGTTTAGTCCGGAATCCTTGAAGCAAATATTACAGTTGGATATTCTCAAGATTGAAACCCAAGTgaaacaacagcagcagaaGATCGATGCTATTACAGAAAAATTGGCAGAGTATACCAAGAACGAATCCTTGGCTAATGAATTTTTACTATCGAAAGGTTTGGAGAATCCTCaactgttgaagaagaatatcaagaagaacatcTTGAGAAAGCACATACTCGAGGAACTCAACGTATGA
- the RBD2 gene encoding putative rhomboid protease RBD2 (similar to uniprot|Q12270 Saccharomyces cerevisiae YPL246C RBD2 Possible rhomboid protease, has similarity to eukaryotic rhomboid proteases including Pcp1p), with amino-acid sequence MNIKQFFVPAGKPLSGLAVGLSIFLTALFLVNNLVYPINEHLLLKPDSLFKFDLNRISLYPLAHLSFFHLFFNVISTFSMIVMFEESHGTLYTGVILNLLAVFTAIPYCLIGSLLFPNVEIGGASGWFFSFLGYFAVKESRVRNSVMITSTFSFPTLYFPVALLFVTALLAPGSSLPGHAIGLLLGYFMGLKENWVAKITPPSFVLKKIETWVDPLINLIPFGIKYYREVEVDRSLEYTSVYLGSESRLPLHNTDTPAEPTFQGNGRVLGN; translated from the coding sequence atgaatatcAAGCAATTTTTCGTTCCAGCCGGGAAACCTTTATCCGGTTTGGCAGTAGGACTCAGTATCTTTTTAACTGCATTGTTCTTAGTGAACAATCTGGTATACCCTATCAATGAACACCTTCTGCTAAAGCCTGATTCACTATTCAAGTTTGATTTGAACAGAATCTCGTTGTACCCGTTGGCTCATCTCTCATTTTTccatttgttcttcaatgtcATCTCGACTTTCTCTATGATTGTGATGTTCGAGGAATCCCATGGAACTCTTTACACTGGTGTCATATTGAATCTATTAGCCGTATTTACTGCAATCCCATACTGTTTAATCGGTTCTTTGCTATTCCCCAATGTCGAGATCGGTGGTGCAAGTGGTTGgttcttctctttcttgggATACTTTGCTGTGAAAGAATCCCGAGTTCGTAACTCAGTGATGATCACCAGTACTTTTTCATTCCCAACATTATACTTCCCAGTAGCATTACTATTCGTTACTGCTCTATTGGCGCCTGGTTCTAGTCTACCAGGTCATGCAATTGGGTTACTATTAGGATACTTCATGGGGTTGAAAGAGAATTGGGTAGCCAAGATTACTCCACCAAGCTTtgtattgaagaaaattgaaacatGGGTCGATCCATTGATCAATCTGATCCCATTCGGTATTAAGTACTATAGGGAAGTTGAAGTGGACAGATCACTTGAATATACTTCCGTTTACCTGGGGTCAGAATCCAGATTGCCCTTGCATAATACGGATACTCCAGCGGAGCCCACATTTCAAGGAAACGGAAGAGTCTTGGGAAATTGA
- a CDS encoding uncharacterized protein (similar to uniprot|Q12179 Saccharomyces cerevisiae YPL245W Hypothetical ORF), translating to MRRAMSRVAKKSSRVMPQSQTVQRISGSKAIDNLSKIQLSDEQVQLKAGVFDFIKKKLFNYDGKPSMYVIEGDAGTGKSVILNALFNDLQKQSMHGSANDILKGTHNYLVVNHPEMLKLYHQISRSFPYIKKSSLERPTSVINSLNKTNSQCDVIIVDEAHLLATSKDAFKKFYGDNHLKDLMELSKVLIVVFDAKQSLRMGSYWDDERGNGSNLQSFYDSLPVENRKWYTLKQQFRVVANKDTLDWIQAISTEGKILPFPKSVQSGQSKFDFKIWDDCGAMYTALREKNDENGQCRMLATYDFPYRLDGKDYFVQCGDNFRVRWDRYTPRALLPWSEREDTFEEVGSVYTIQGFDLNWAGVILGRSVGYDAKTDSIKLKPEFYDDHAGFTKKKNIKDVEKVKAKIIMNSINVLLTRGVKGLYIYAWDPELRERLNRI from the coding sequence ATGCGTCGAGCAATGTCAAGAGttgcaaagaaaagttcaagagTTATGCCGCAATCACAAACTGTTCAGCGAATCTCAGGGTCCAAGGCCATCGataatctttcaaagattcagttATCAGATGAGCAGGTACAATTGAAGGCCGGTGtgtttgatttcatcaagaagaagttgttTAATTACGATGGAAAACCTTCAATGTACGTTATCGAAGGTGATGCAGGTACAGGGAAATCAGTAATTTTGAACGCGTTGTTCAATGATTTGCAGAAACAATCCATGCACGGGTCTGCCAATGACATTTTGAAAGGTACCCATAACTACTTGGTGGTGAACCACCCcgaaatgttgaaattataCCATCAGATTAGTAGATCTTTCCCATATATTAAAAAATCGTCATTGGAAAGACCCACTTCTGTAATAAACAGTTTGAACAAGACCAATTCACAATGCGACGTGATTATTGTGGATGAAGCACATTTGTTAGCTACCTCTAAGGATGCATTCAAAAAGTTCTACGGGGATAATCATTTAAAAGATTTGATGGAACTGTCTAAAGTGTTGATTGTAGTGTTTGATGCTAAACAATCTTTAAGAATGGGGTCGTATTGGGACGATGAACGGGGCAATGGCTCAAATTTGCAGTCGTTTTACGACTCATTGCCTGTTGAGAATAGGAAATGGTATACGCTGAAACAACAGTTTAGAGTTGTAGCGAATAAAGACACCTTAGATTGGATCCAAGCTATTAGTACTGAGGGTAAGATCTTACCTTTCCCCAAATCAGTCCAATCTGGTCAATCCAAAttcgatttcaagatttgGGATGATTGTGGTGCCATGTACACCGCATTGCGAGAGAAGAACGATGAGAATGGTCAATGTAGAATGTTAGCCACTTATGATTTCCCATATAGGTTGGATGGGAAGGATTACTTCGTCCAATGTGGTGATAACTTTAGAGTACGTTGGGATAGGTACACTCCAAGAGCTCTTTTGCCGTGGTCTGAGAGGGAAGatacttttgaagaagttggaTCCGTGTATACAATTCAAGGTTTCGATTTGAACTGGGCAGGTGTCATCCTTGGACGTAGTGTTGGATACGATGCCAAGACCGATTCCATCAAGTTGAAACCCGAGTTCTACGACGATCATGCCGGCTTCactaagaagaagaacatcaaAGACGTCGAGAAAGTCAAGGCAAAGATTATTATGAATAGTATAAACGTCCTACTGACTCGTGGTGTGAAGGGTCTATATATCTATGCATGGGATCCAGAGTTAAGAGAAAGGCTGAATCGTATATAA
- the HUT1 gene encoding UDP-galactose transporter HUT1 (similar to uniprot|Q12520 Saccharomyces cerevisiae YPL244C HUT1 Protein with a role in UDP-galactose transport to the Golgi lumen): MGRHILKHVFAVGGIYCSFLTWGLLQEPLNTRVWPNSGCTFQVPYIVALVQATIAMICGLIYIKWQKPVLSLSKFWTSHTRDMAIISLSQAISAPLAAYSLSYVDFLTYMLAKSCKLLPVLMVHLIVYRTPIPRSKKLVVLLVTVGITIFTLDGHKPSMTENDVSESSSSSSLIGFVLLGSSLFLDGLTNAKQDKLFQKATYKITGAHLMFALNFFLIVWNVIYMVLVDRQQLAKGLKMLHADPEISRYLLAYACCGAIGQCFIFYTLEQYGSLVLVMVTVTRKMFSMILSIIVYGHQVTLWQWVGIVIVFTGVVCESMGKKNKAKEGNIINEEKVKQS; encoded by the coding sequence ATGGGACGTCATATATTGAAACATGTTTTCGCGGTAGGAGGAATCTACTGTTCGTTTTTGACATGGGGTTTATTGCAAGAGCCTTTGAACACTAGAGTATGGCCGAACTCTGGCTGTACGTTTCAAGTACCATACATAGTCGCATTGGTACAGGCAACAATTGCTATGATTTGTGGGTTAATCTATATAAAATGGCAGAAACCTGTGCTTTCTCTATCGAAATTTTGGACCAGTCATACAAGGGATATGGCgattatttcattatccCAGGCAATTTCTGCTCCGTTAGCTGCTTACTCGTTAAGCTATGTGGATTTCTTGACTTATATGTTGGCAAAGTCATGCAAACTTTTACCGGTGCTGATGGTCCATTTGATTGTGTACCGTACACCAATTCCAAGAAGTAAGAAATTAGTGGTACTGTTGGTAACGGTTGGGATAACAATATTCACTTTGGATGGACATAAACCTTCTATGACTGAGAATGACGTTTCTGAGagttcttcatcttcttcgttgaTTGGTTTTGTGCTGCTGGGTAGCAGTCTTTTCCTTGATGGATTAACCAACGCTAAACAGGATAAGCTATTCCAGAAGGCCACTTATAAGATCACTGGTGCTCATCTCATGTTTGCATTAAACTTCTTCCTAATTGTATGGAACGTAATATATATGGTTCTAGTTGATAGACAACAATTGGCAAAAggtttgaagatgttacATGCGGATCCAGAAATTAGTCGTTATCTTCTGGCATACGCCTGTTGCGGCGCAATCGGTCAATGCTTTATCTTCTACACTTTGGAACAGTACGGATCGTTGGTGTTAGTAATGGTCACCGTGACTAGAAAGATGTTTTCTATGATCTTAAGCATAATCGTCTACGGACACCAAGTCACACTGTGGCAATGGGTAGGAATTGTGATAGTGTTCACCGGTGTGGTATGTGAGTCTAtgggaaagaagaataaagcaaaagaaggaaatattattaatgaagaaaaggtaaAACAGTCTTGA